A region of Micromonas commoda chromosome 4, complete sequence DNA encodes the following proteins:
- a CDS encoding histone H2B (Histone H2B, core histone required for chromatin assembly and chromosome function. ChromDB ID: HTB20102) yields the protein MAKPTSKKPAKKTVAKGGSKAKKSKTETYKIYIYKVLKQVHPDTGISSKAMSIMNSFINDIFEKIATEASKLARYNKKPTVTSREIQTAVRLILPGELAKHAVSEGTKAVTKFTSN from the coding sequence ATGGCCAAGCCCACCTCCAAGAAGCCCGCCAAGAAGACCGTCGCCAAGGGCGGCTCCAAGGCCAAGAAGTCCAAGACCGAGACCTACAAGATCTACATCTACAAGGTTCTCAAGCAGGTCCACCCCGACACCGGCATCTCCTCCAAGGCCATGTCCATCATGAACTCCTTCATCAACGACATCTTCGAGAAGATCGCCACCGAGGCTTCCAAGCTCGCCCGCTACAACAAGAAGCCCACCGTCACCTCCAGGGAGATCCAGACCGCTGTGCGCCTCATCCTCCCCGGTGAGCTCGCCAAGCACGCCGTCTCCGAGGGCACCAAGGCCGTGACCAAGTTCACCTCCAACTAA
- a CDS encoding histone H2A (Histone H2A, core histone required for chromatin assembly and chromosome function. ChromDB ID: HTA20104): MSGRGKGKTGKKAVSRSAKAGLQFPVGRIARYLKAGKYATRVGAGAPVYLAAVLEYLAAEVLELAGNASRDNKKTRIVPRHIQLAIRNDEELSKLLGTVTIASGGVLPNIHSVLLPNKGKK; encoded by the coding sequence ATGTCTGGACGTGGTAAGGGTAAGACCGGCAAGAAGGCCGTGTCCCGCTCCGCCAAGGCGGGCCTTCAGTTCCCCGTCGGCCGCATCGCGCGCTACCTCAAGGCTGGCAAGTACGccacccgcgtcggtgccggTGCCCCCGTGTACCTCGCTGCCGTCCTCGAGTACCTCGCCGCTgaggttctcgagctcgccggcaACGCCTCCCGCGACAACAAGAAGACCCGCATCGTGCCCCGCCACATCCAGCTGGCGATCCGCAACGATGAGGAGCTTTCCAAGCTCCTCGGCACCGTCACCATCGCCTCCGGTGGTGTCCTCCCCAACATCCACTCCGTGCTCCTCCCCAACAAGGGCAAGAAGTAA